Proteins encoded in a region of the Armatimonadota bacterium genome:
- the mrdA gene encoding penicillin-binding protein 2 gives MRGRFGVEIPAPPQVPHFKLYIALIALGFVALVLRLWYLQVALGEELLAQSESNRKRFIRLFAPRGMIVDRAGRTLAMNRPEFVVSVIPAEVGSDDSALHRLSQILEMPLEDILQVVGNAKQRAQRLYPVPLATGVSLDVVTRIEENRLWLPGVSVSPQPVRWYPEGKLASHLLGMLGEVDAKELQTLRQAGISAGEYVGKMGVERAQEAWLHGKAGGKWIEVDARGRQRREIEEVPAQQGATVMLTIDKRLQRAAEEAFGDRVGAAVALDPRTGEVLLLASFPRFDPNAFARGVKPSVWREIASNPLHPLQNRAIGSRYPPGSTFKIVTAAAGLHSGAITPYTSFYCPGALQLGRWRFRCHRRHGATGFVKAIGASCDVYFYQVGLRSGIDTLAEMAHAFGLGEATGIDLVGENKGNIPTPEWKKKRYGEGWYDGDTVNASIGQGFVQVTPLQMALVAAAVANRGTVMKPFVVKRIIPPDRAPVDTQPIVFKQVSLPPDYWRWIAEGMRAAVAGAGGTAHAANLPGIPVAGKTGTAEDPPRRRPHAWFICYAPMDNPRIALAVVVEQGGHGGAVAAPIARHILETFFGVEHAHARGDASATD, from the coding sequence ATGCGTGGGCGTTTTGGGGTAGAGATACCTGCGCCCCCACAGGTGCCCCATTTCAAGCTGTACATTGCGCTCATCGCTCTGGGTTTCGTTGCGCTGGTCTTGCGCCTGTGGTACCTGCAGGTGGCGCTGGGCGAGGAGCTGCTGGCGCAGTCGGAGAGTAATCGCAAGCGGTTTATTCGGCTCTTTGCACCCAGAGGCATGATTGTCGACCGCGCGGGGCGTACGCTGGCGATGAACCGCCCCGAGTTCGTAGTAAGCGTTATCCCGGCCGAGGTCGGCAGCGACGATTCGGCGCTCCACCGCCTGAGCCAGATTCTGGAGATGCCTCTGGAGGACATCCTGCAAGTGGTGGGCAACGCTAAGCAGCGTGCCCAGCGACTGTATCCTGTTCCTTTGGCGACGGGCGTTTCTCTGGACGTGGTCACGCGCATCGAGGAGAACCGACTGTGGTTGCCCGGTGTCAGCGTCAGCCCACAGCCGGTGCGTTGGTACCCTGAGGGGAAGCTGGCATCGCACCTGCTGGGGATGCTGGGCGAGGTAGATGCGAAGGAACTGCAGACGTTGCGCCAAGCAGGCATCTCTGCCGGTGAATATGTGGGCAAGATGGGGGTAGAGCGAGCGCAGGAGGCGTGGCTGCACGGTAAAGCGGGAGGCAAATGGATAGAGGTGGACGCCCGCGGGCGCCAGCGGCGCGAGATTGAGGAAGTACCTGCCCAGCAGGGTGCAACGGTCATGCTGACCATCGATAAGCGGTTGCAACGAGCGGCGGAAGAGGCGTTCGGCGACCGGGTAGGGGCGGCGGTTGCGCTGGACCCACGTACCGGAGAGGTACTGTTGTTAGCAAGCTTCCCCCGCTTTGACCCCAACGCCTTTGCGAGAGGAGTGAAGCCCAGTGTCTGGCGTGAGATAGCGAGCAACCCGCTGCATCCCTTGCAGAACCGCGCTATCGGTAGTCGGTATCCACCCGGCTCCACCTTCAAGATTGTCACGGCAGCGGCGGGGCTCCATTCTGGAGCAATCACGCCATACACCAGCTTCTATTGCCCCGGGGCGTTGCAATTGGGACGCTGGCGGTTTCGTTGTCACCGTCGGCATGGAGCAACCGGTTTTGTGAAGGCGATTGGCGCGTCGTGTGACGTGTATTTCTATCAAGTGGGGTTGCGGTCGGGTATTGACACGCTGGCGGAGATGGCTCACGCCTTCGGCTTAGGGGAGGCAACGGGGATTGACCTGGTAGGCGAGAACAAAGGCAACATCCCTACGCCCGAATGGAAGAAAAAGCGGTACGGGGAGGGCTGGTACGACGGCGACACAGTAAACGCCTCCATCGGGCAAGGGTTTGTGCAGGTGACGCCCCTGCAGATGGCTCTGGTGGCTGCCGCCGTGGCAAACCGGGGAACGGTGATGAAGCCGTTCGTGGTGAAGCGGATCATTCCCCCTGACCGTGCGCCAGTAGACACGCAACCGATTGTGTTCAAACAGGTATCACTGCCCCCGGACTACTGGCGGTGGATTGCAGAGGGGATGCGGGCGGCGGTGGCCGGAGCGGGTGGAACTGCACATGCTGCCAACCTGCCGGGTATCCCTGTTGCGGGCAAGACGGGCACCGCTGAAGACCCTCCTCGTCGCAGACCTCATGCGTGGTTTATCTGCTACGCGCCTATGGACAACCCTCGCATTGCGCTGGCCGTGGTGGTAGAGCAGGGAGGGCATGGTGGGGCGGTTGCCGCGCCCATCGCACGACATATTCTGGAGACCTTCTTTGGGGTTGAGCACGCTCACGCCCGCGGCGACGCCAGCGCTACTGATTAG
- a CDS encoding penicillin-binding protein — translation MRSRPRKRSVIRPLRRRRRPMWQRLLIYFLLLVLLGIVVGGGYLVVLLVQVSKMLPSSEQIVNLKPYVGTRILSQDGVVLATLTNERRELAKLSEFPKQLIDAVVAIEDSQFYQHRGISPRAVFRAVWVNLREGRYAQGGSTITMQLARNAFLTQKKTFHRKLQEALLALQMEQHLTKEQILETYLNEVYFGSGAYGAKTAARVYFNKPLNKLTLAECALLAGVIRRPSAYSPHENPELALRRRNRVLERMHALGFIDEQQYEQAVREPIRVVPLRRQGVSYKAPYFVFHVLKQLMEDYGEEQIYKAGLTVETTLNWQMQQAAEQALREGLTKYGRGSATQGAIIAIDPHTGFIRAMVGGVEFSKSQYNATTQGRRQPGSAFKPIVYCAAIDKGLLTPDTRILDAPVSYPSYPRPYRPKNSDGRYHGWVTVRQAIAYSINIPAVKTIALVGPQTVIEYARKLGIQSPLEPNLSLALGSSAVRPIEMAVAYGVFATGGNRCEPIAIVRVRDSEGKIVQENAPNITYGVVPETTAKTMDELLKGPVQTPGGTAYRVLHNFPEARGKTGTTDEGRDAWFIGYTPELVTAVWVAREVIDPVHKQKVYLPMPRVFGGTVCAPIWKEFMSKAVSLQKEWLRKLEPGDVPQKPQQPENVDTVTLNLCDDTGMIATPACPHTHRFTFQRGEEPTQQCTLHGSRQPASPDTTEGASAPTPEVQPPTTTAPQSPEPVPPPAMTAPGNLSGSEPTTWQPRVSEPPPVTAPAQPRLAQPRLAPPPANEKVRICADSGLLATRYCPEVLVKTFPAGKSPKKRCNLHRPPPGEE, via the coding sequence ATGCGTTCACGGCCGCGAAAACGTTCGGTAATTCGCCCTCTGCGCAGGCGGAGACGCCCGATGTGGCAACGCCTGTTGATATACTTCTTACTTCTGGTGCTTCTGGGCATTGTGGTCGGCGGTGGTTATCTGGTGGTGTTGCTGGTGCAGGTATCCAAAATGTTGCCCAGCAGCGAGCAGATTGTGAACCTCAAGCCGTATGTGGGCACGCGTATCCTCTCGCAAGATGGGGTAGTGCTGGCGACTCTGACCAACGAACGGCGCGAGCTGGCGAAACTCTCGGAGTTCCCCAAGCAGCTGATCGATGCGGTGGTAGCCATCGAGGACAGTCAGTTCTACCAACACAGAGGTATCAGCCCACGGGCGGTGTTCCGGGCAGTATGGGTAAACCTGCGCGAAGGCAGGTATGCGCAGGGCGGTAGTACCATCACCATGCAGCTGGCGCGAAACGCCTTCCTAACGCAGAAAAAGACCTTCCACCGTAAATTGCAGGAGGCACTGCTCGCGCTGCAGATGGAGCAACACCTGACTAAAGAGCAGATTCTGGAGACGTATCTCAACGAGGTGTATTTCGGTAGTGGCGCGTACGGCGCCAAGACAGCCGCCCGGGTGTACTTCAATAAACCGCTGAACAAGCTGACCCTTGCCGAGTGTGCTCTGCTGGCGGGGGTGATACGTCGTCCATCCGCTTATTCGCCACACGAGAACCCCGAACTGGCGTTGCGTCGGCGCAACAGAGTGCTGGAGCGGATGCACGCGCTGGGGTTTATTGACGAGCAGCAGTATGAGCAGGCGGTGCGCGAGCCAATTCGGGTTGTGCCGCTGCGTCGGCAAGGTGTCAGCTACAAAGCGCCCTACTTTGTGTTCCATGTACTCAAGCAGCTGATGGAGGATTACGGCGAGGAGCAGATTTACAAAGCAGGGCTGACGGTAGAAACCACCCTGAACTGGCAAATGCAGCAGGCGGCGGAACAGGCGTTGCGCGAGGGGTTGACAAAGTACGGCAGGGGCAGTGCTACACAGGGAGCCATCATTGCCATAGACCCCCATACCGGATTCATCCGGGCAATGGTAGGCGGGGTGGAGTTCAGTAAGTCACAATACAACGCCACCACACAGGGCAGGAGGCAACCCGGCTCGGCGTTCAAACCCATTGTCTACTGCGCAGCGATTGACAAAGGGCTGCTTACCCCCGATACGCGTATCCTCGACGCGCCAGTCAGCTATCCCTCATATCCGAGACCGTACCGACCCAAGAACTCGGACGGACGTTATCATGGATGGGTTACCGTAAGGCAGGCGATAGCCTATTCCATCAATATCCCGGCGGTGAAGACCATCGCGCTGGTGGGACCGCAAACGGTGATCGAGTATGCTCGCAAACTGGGTATCCAGTCGCCTCTGGAACCAAATCTTTCTCTGGCTCTGGGTTCTTCGGCGGTTCGCCCGATAGAGATGGCGGTGGCGTACGGCGTTTTCGCTACGGGGGGCAACCGCTGTGAGCCTATCGCTATTGTGCGCGTGCGCGATAGCGAGGGCAAAATCGTTCAGGAGAACGCCCCGAACATTACCTATGGGGTCGTCCCCGAAACGACCGCGAAGACGATGGACGAGTTGCTCAAAGGTCCGGTGCAAACGCCCGGCGGCACGGCTTATCGTGTGCTGCACAATTTCCCCGAAGCGCGGGGTAAGACCGGCACCACCGACGAGGGGCGCGATGCATGGTTCATCGGTTACACGCCGGAACTGGTCACCGCGGTATGGGTGGCGCGTGAGGTCATAGACCCTGTACATAAGCAGAAGGTGTACCTGCCGATGCCACGTGTCTTCGGCGGTACGGTGTGTGCGCCCATCTGGAAAGAGTTCATGAGCAAGGCAGTGTCCTTGCAAAAGGAGTGGCTCCGCAAGCTGGAGCCGGGTGATGTGCCGCAGAAGCCACAGCAACCGGAAAACGTGGATACCGTTACGCTAAACCTGTGTGATGACACCGGCATGATAGCCACGCCCGCATGTCCGCACACGCATCGCTTCACCTTCCAGCGGGGCGAAGAACCAACCCAGCAATGCACGCTACACGGTTCTCGACAGCCTGCCAGCCCGGACACTACTGAAGGTGCTTCCGCCCCGACGCCCGAGGTACAGCCGCCTACCACAACCGCACCGCAATCGCCTGAGCCTGTGCCTCCACCCGCGATGACTGCGCCGGGCAACCTGTCCGGTAGCGAGCCGACAACGTGGCAGCCGCGGGTGAGCGAGCCGCCGCCGGTTACCGCACCGGCGCAACCGCGTCTTGCCCAACCCAGATTAGCTCCGCCGCCCGCTAACGAAAAGGTCAGAATATGCGCGGATTCAGGTTTGCTCGCGACGCGCTATTGCCCGGAAGTGCTGGTGAAAACCTTCCCGGCGGGCAAATCGCCGAAGAAACGGTGCAATTTGCATCGCCCCCCTCCGGGAGAGGAGTAG
- the xylA gene encoding xylose isomerase, with product MDAYTPRKEHKFTFGLWTVGNRGRDPFGDVVRDAVSPIRAVQKLSELGAYGVNLHDNDLVPIDATPAERDRIVKEFKKALDDYGMKLVMGTTNLFYHPVFKDGAFTSNDPKVRAYALQKSMQAIDLAVELGAEIYVFWGGREGTECDAAKDPTDAIKRYRECINFLIGYVKDQKYNLRFAMEPKPNEPRGDIFLPNVGAMLAFINTLDDPDMVGVNPEVAHEHMAGLNFAHAVGQALEAGKLFHIDLNAQKLNRFDQDLRFGSEDIKGAFFLVKLLEDHGYDGPRHFDAHAYRTEDEDGVWEFARGCMRTYLILKEKAKQFNEHPAIQELLAQIQPRDAELEKLMSSYSPQNAQALRQKQFDIEALGKKGLGYEKLDQLVIDLLLGIA from the coding sequence ATGGACGCCTATACCCCTCGCAAAGAGCATAAGTTCACCTTCGGACTGTGGACGGTGGGCAATCGCGGGCGTGACCCGTTCGGCGACGTGGTGCGCGATGCGGTCAGCCCCATCCGCGCGGTGCAGAAGCTGTCTGAACTGGGCGCATACGGTGTGAATCTACACGATAACGACCTGGTACCCATCGACGCTACCCCCGCCGAGCGCGACCGCATCGTAAAGGAGTTTAAAAAGGCGCTAGATGACTACGGCATGAAGCTGGTGATGGGTACCACCAACCTGTTCTACCATCCTGTCTTCAAGGACGGTGCGTTTACCTCCAACGACCCGAAGGTGCGCGCCTACGCTTTACAGAAGTCCATGCAGGCGATAGACCTGGCAGTGGAACTGGGCGCGGAGATTTACGTCTTCTGGGGCGGGCGTGAGGGAACCGAGTGCGACGCTGCCAAAGATCCTACCGACGCCATCAAACGCTATCGCGAGTGCATCAACTTCCTGATTGGCTACGTAAAAGACCAGAAGTATAACCTGCGCTTTGCGATGGAGCCCAAGCCCAACGAGCCGCGCGGCGACATCTTCCTGCCCAACGTGGGGGCGATGCTGGCGTTCATCAACACGCTGGACGACCCCGATATGGTGGGCGTTAACCCCGAGGTAGCACACGAGCACATGGCGGGCTTGAACTTTGCGCACGCTGTCGGGCAGGCGCTGGAGGCGGGCAAACTGTTCCATATCGACCTGAACGCACAGAAACTGAACCGCTTTGACCAGGACCTGCGCTTCGGCTCGGAGGACATCAAGGGCGCGTTCTTCCTGGTGAAGCTATTGGAAGACCACGGCTACGACGGTCCGCGCCACTTCGACGCGCATGCCTATCGCACGGAAGACGAGGATGGCGTGTGGGAGTTCGCCAGAGGCTGCATGCGAACCTATCTGATCCTCAAGGAGAAGGCAAAGCAGTTCAACGAGCATCCCGCCATTCAAGAACTGCTGGCTCAGATTCAACCGCGCGACGCCGAGCTGGAGAAGCTGATGAGCAGCTACTCCCCACAAAACGCGCAGGCTCTGCGCCAGAAGCAGTTCGACATCGAGGCACTGGGCAAGAAGGGACTGGGCTACGAGAAACTGGACCAGCTGGTGATTGACCTGTTACTCGGGATCGCGTAG
- a CDS encoding NADH-dependent dehydrogenase produces the protein MSQKMDRRTFLKGAAIGGLSFLFLRDSRLAFAYRQNEKLNIAMIGAGGRGRGNLDGVLSENIVALCDVDERLAYSAQQACPKAKFFKDFRKMLEQMRKEIDAVVVSTPDHTHAVAAAMAIRMGKHVYCEKPLTRTIWEARMLRDLARRYKVATQMGNQGTASNELRQGVEVIQSGVLGKVTEIHVWSNRPIWPQGIDRPKEEMIIPDGLDWELWLGPAPKRPYHEAYHPFKWRGWIDFGTGAIGDMACHTMNMAFWALNLRDPISIEAETSGVNGETFPKWSIVRYQFPQRGDLAPCKMIWYDGGQKPPVELLQGEQMADSGLLLIGSNGTLYSPGDYGTPFVLLPREKFANYQPPAPSIPRSPGHHQEWINACKGGPAAMSNFDYASALTETALLGNLAIITGERIQWDAKRMKAVNCPKADKIIHPVYRKGWTL, from the coding sequence ATGTCGCAGAAGATGGACCGACGGACCTTTCTCAAGGGCGCTGCCATAGGAGGTCTGAGTTTTCTGTTCCTGCGTGATAGCCGTTTGGCGTTTGCCTACCGGCAGAACGAGAAGTTGAACATCGCTATGATTGGTGCAGGGGGCAGAGGACGCGGCAATCTGGACGGTGTGCTCAGCGAAAACATCGTCGCACTGTGCGATGTGGACGAGCGACTTGCCTACAGCGCCCAGCAGGCTTGCCCCAAAGCAAAGTTCTTCAAGGATTTCCGCAAAATGCTGGAACAGATGCGCAAAGAGATCGACGCGGTGGTAGTTAGCACGCCTGACCACACCCACGCGGTAGCAGCCGCGATGGCAATACGCATGGGCAAACATGTGTACTGCGAGAAGCCTCTTACCCGCACTATCTGGGAGGCGAGGATGCTGCGCGACCTGGCGCGTCGCTATAAGGTTGCCACGCAGATGGGTAACCAGGGCACCGCCTCTAACGAACTGCGTCAGGGCGTGGAGGTGATTCAGTCGGGTGTGCTGGGCAAAGTGACTGAGATTCACGTATGGAGCAACCGCCCTATCTGGCCTCAGGGTATCGACCGCCCCAAAGAGGAGATGATCATCCCCGATGGGCTGGATTGGGAACTGTGGCTGGGACCAGCTCCCAAACGCCCTTATCATGAGGCTTACCACCCGTTCAAGTGGCGAGGCTGGATAGATTTCGGCACGGGTGCGATTGGCGATATGGCATGCCATACCATGAACATGGCGTTCTGGGCGTTGAATCTGCGTGACCCCATCTCGATAGAAGCCGAGACCTCAGGGGTAAACGGCGAGACATTCCCGAAGTGGTCTATCGTGCGCTATCAGTTCCCCCAGCGTGGTGACCTGGCACCTTGCAAGATGATATGGTATGATGGCGGACAGAAGCCGCCAGTCGAACTGCTGCAGGGCGAGCAGATGGCGGATAGCGGCTTGTTGCTCATCGGTAGCAACGGCACACTGTACAGCCCGGGCGACTACGGTACACCCTTTGTGCTGTTGCCGCGCGAGAAGTTCGCCAACTACCAGCCGCCAGCACCCTCTATCCCGCGCTCGCCGGGGCATCACCAGGAGTGGATTAACGCCTGCAAGGGCGGACCGGCAGCCATGTCCAACTTCGACTATGCCAGTGCGCTCACCGAAACCGCTCTGCTGGGCAACCTGGCGATTATCACGGGCGAGCGTATTCAATGGGATGCCAAACGCATGAAGGCGGTCAACTGTCCAAAGGCGGACAAGATTATCCACCCGGTCTATCGCAAAGGATGGACGCTTTAA
- a CDS encoding restriction endonuclease yields MAQQTLLQPVRPLPAGRISYEQFLEWLDEDTWAEWVDGEVQLMSPVSSEHQEVGSFLITILKLYVSNRQLGVVRYEPFQMKTGVDLPGRSPDILFVSNARRHLLRRTYLDGAADLVVEIVSAESEQRDRVQKFAEYERGGVREYWLIDPEKRLAEFYVLGEDGKYALQMKGEQGVYHSTVLEGFWLRMEWLWELPPEVQVLREWELV; encoded by the coding sequence GTGGCACAGCAAACATTGCTACAACCTGTACGCCCCCTGCCCGCAGGCAGAATCAGCTACGAACAGTTCTTAGAGTGGCTGGACGAGGACACCTGGGCAGAGTGGGTGGACGGTGAGGTACAACTGATGAGCCCTGTCTCTTCTGAGCATCAGGAGGTGGGAAGCTTCCTGATTACTATACTCAAGCTGTATGTGAGCAACCGACAACTGGGTGTAGTGCGCTATGAGCCGTTTCAGATGAAAACGGGAGTTGACCTGCCCGGTCGCTCGCCCGATATTCTTTTTGTAAGCAACGCTCGGCGGCATTTGCTGCGCCGTACCTATCTGGATGGGGCGGCAGACCTGGTGGTGGAAATTGTCAGTGCGGAAAGCGAGCAGCGCGACCGCGTGCAGAAGTTCGCCGAGTATGAGCGGGGTGGCGTGCGGGAATACTGGCTGATAGACCCGGAGAAACGGCTTGCGGAGTTCTACGTGCTGGGTGAGGATGGCAAATATGCACTGCAGATGAAGGGGGAACAGGGTGTATATCACAGCACCGTGCTGGAAGGCTTCTGGTTGAGGATGGAATGGTTGTGGGAATTGCCTCCGGAAGTGCAGGTGCTCAGAGAGTGGGAACTGGTATAG
- the mutL gene encoding DNA mismatch repair protein MutL produces the protein MNPVETVETYPTRIHLLEEHTVNRIAAGEVVERPASVVKELVENSIDAGARTIIVEVEQGGKRLIRVTDDGEGMSPADALLSIQRHATSKIRDADDLQSIITLGFRGEALPSIAAVSRFEMLTKRADLDTGMRLLVENGQVVEAEECAARNGTTVTVRDLFYNTPARLKFLKSVATELSHITELMTRFALAFPEISFRLLHNGQEIFTSQGSTDPRHALLAVFGRDVARELRNIDYTEGSLRITGYVSPPHLTRSTRAMQSFFVNRRLVRHRVLSKALDDAYRTLTPEGRHPIAAIFLQTPPYSVDVNVHPTKAEVKFSHEGEVYHAVLNAVRQALLQQGMIPSALPGLQSGLDISHHTERPTAGQPVWQPSPLPPQEVLHAELMRRAGIDLTQAASTEVQPAARPYAEMLEGFQVLGQINRTYIIASSLRGLLIIDQHVAHERVLYEKLTVLRHRQPAPVQHLLTPLVFHLDRRTAALLGEHLQEIQDMGFLLEPFGSDSVVLRGVPAWLGQRNVEALVRDLLDEISELGVQRRLPLTDETLVATTACKMAVKAGDALSHAEMTHLLQELADTENPYLCPHGRPVVLVLSIEELERRFKRG, from the coding sequence GTGAACCCTGTGGAGACGGTAGAGACATATCCTACCCGCATTCACCTGCTAGAAGAGCATACGGTCAACCGTATCGCAGCAGGCGAGGTGGTAGAACGCCCCGCGTCGGTGGTAAAGGAGCTGGTGGAAAACAGCATCGACGCGGGGGCGCGCACCATCATCGTAGAAGTGGAGCAAGGCGGTAAACGACTTATCCGCGTCACCGACGATGGCGAGGGAATGAGCCCCGCCGATGCGCTGCTCAGCATCCAGCGACATGCCACATCCAAGATTCGCGACGCGGACGACCTGCAGTCTATCATCACCTTAGGCTTCCGGGGGGAGGCGTTACCCAGCATTGCCGCCGTCAGCCGCTTTGAGATGCTCACCAAACGCGCCGACCTCGATACCGGTATGCGCCTGCTGGTGGAAAACGGACAAGTGGTGGAAGCGGAGGAATGTGCCGCCCGTAACGGCACCACCGTCACTGTGCGTGACCTGTTCTACAACACGCCTGCTCGCCTCAAATTCCTGAAAAGCGTTGCCACCGAGCTCTCACATATCACTGAGCTGATGACGCGCTTCGCGCTGGCGTTCCCCGAAATCTCCTTCCGCTTGTTGCACAACGGGCAGGAGATTTTTACCTCGCAGGGAAGCACTGACCCCCGTCATGCCCTGCTGGCGGTGTTCGGGCGCGATGTCGCCCGGGAACTGCGCAATATAGACTACACCGAAGGTTCCCTGCGCATCACCGGCTACGTCTCTCCACCTCACCTCACCCGCTCCACCCGCGCCATGCAAAGCTTCTTCGTAAACCGCCGGCTGGTACGACACCGCGTGCTCTCCAAAGCGCTGGACGATGCCTACCGAACGCTGACCCCCGAGGGACGCCATCCCATCGCAGCCATCTTTCTGCAGACACCGCCGTACAGTGTGGATGTGAACGTGCACCCCACCAAAGCGGAGGTGAAGTTCTCGCACGAGGGCGAAGTGTACCACGCGGTGTTGAATGCGGTACGACAGGCTCTGCTCCAGCAGGGGATGATACCCTCCGCGTTGCCCGGACTGCAGAGTGGTCTGGACATCTCCCACCACACCGAGCGACCGACAGCCGGACAACCCGTCTGGCAGCCGTCGCCGCTGCCGCCGCAGGAGGTACTTCACGCCGAGCTGATGCGACGGGCAGGTATTGACCTCACACAGGCTGCTTCCACAGAAGTGCAACCCGCTGCCCGCCCCTACGCGGAGATGCTCGAAGGCTTTCAGGTGCTGGGACAGATAAACCGTACCTATATCATTGCTTCCTCGCTGCGCGGTCTGCTGATTATCGACCAGCATGTAGCGCACGAGCGTGTGCTGTACGAAAAGCTCACCGTGCTACGCCACAGGCAACCCGCTCCCGTCCAGCACCTGTTAACGCCTTTAGTGTTCCACCTCGACCGACGCACCGCCGCTCTGCTAGGAGAGCATCTACAGGAGATTCAAGACATGGGCTTCCTGCTGGAACCGTTTGGCAGCGACAGCGTGGTGTTGCGCGGCGTGCCAGCATGGCTTGGCCAGCGCAACGTGGAGGCTCTGGTGCGTGACCTGCTAGACGAAATCTCCGAGCTGGGCGTGCAACGTCGTCTGCCTCTCACCGATGAGACGCTGGTGGCTACCACCGCGTGCAAGATGGCGGTGAAGGCGGGCGATGCTCTCTCCCATGCCGAGATGACGCACCTGCTTCAAGAGCTCGCCGACACCGAGAACCCCTACCTGTGCCCGCACGGTCGCCCCGTGGTGCTGGTGCTCAGCATCGAGGAGCTGGAGCGGCGGTTCAAGAGGGGATAG
- a CDS encoding LacI family transcriptional regulator has protein sequence MTIEEFARKIGVSSATVSRAIHGRGRISPQTRQMVLQRMEELGFTPNLHAQSLAHRRSRTIGLEYLGRTEVLSDMFLIALARGIQHVLSEHGYTLLLNPVGVVDEQESLLRHWARSRAVDGAIVVGDPDVPVDWLRKLTAQKTFCVVIVHHPLPPLPGVGCVSLDLSRGIAQVAELLCSLGHYRIGYIGSIEPDPVLSMLRKGVESRGGRIPPELVIYAGRAPDDGARAAYELVMRAPRPTAIFVRTDVLAIGAMQAIREAGLCIPKDVSVVAHDDVPFAQFTDPPLTTVRVDYEQLGKSAVEMLLAMLERREPVELHRTVHTSLVQRATVAPPLHHKTISLPGGI, from the coding sequence ATGACCATTGAGGAGTTTGCACGAAAAATCGGGGTGTCCAGCGCAACCGTCTCGCGAGCGATTCACGGAAGAGGACGCATCAGTCCGCAGACGCGCCAGATGGTGCTGCAGCGAATGGAGGAATTGGGCTTCACGCCCAACCTGCACGCACAGAGCCTGGCGCACCGACGCAGCCGCACCATCGGGCTGGAGTATCTGGGGCGTACGGAAGTGCTATCGGATATGTTCCTGATTGCGCTGGCGCGAGGCATCCAGCACGTGCTGTCCGAGCATGGTTATACGCTGTTATTGAACCCCGTTGGGGTGGTTGACGAGCAGGAGAGCCTGTTGCGCCACTGGGCGCGCTCGCGAGCGGTAGACGGTGCGATTGTGGTAGGCGACCCCGATGTGCCGGTGGATTGGCTGCGCAAGCTCACCGCCCAGAAAACCTTCTGCGTGGTCATTGTGCACCATCCGCTGCCCCCTTTACCCGGTGTGGGTTGCGTGAGTCTGGACTTGTCGCGGGGCATCGCGCAGGTGGCAGAGCTGTTGTGTTCGCTGGGGCACTACCGGATAGGGTATATCGGCAGTATCGAACCGGACCCGGTACTGTCCATGCTACGCAAAGGGGTAGAGAGCCGGGGCGGGCGTATCCCACCGGAACTGGTGATTTACGCAGGGCGCGCACCCGACGACGGCGCACGGGCAGCGTATGAGCTGGTGATGAGGGCTCCTCGCCCAACAGCGATATTTGTGCGAACCGACGTGCTGGCGATCGGCGCGATGCAGGCGATACGCGAGGCAGGATTGTGCATCCCGAAGGACGTTTCGGTAGTGGCGCACGACGATGTGCCGTTCGCACAGTTCACCGACCCACCGTTGACCACGGTGCGGGTGGATTATGAACAGCTGGGCAAATCGGCGGTGGAGATGTTGCTGGCAATGCTGGAGCGAAGGGAACCCGTTGAGTTACACCGTACGGTACACACTTCGCTGGTGCAGCGCGCCACGGTCGCACCGCCTTTGCATCATAAAACCATATCACTTCCAGGAGGTATTTGA